In Tachysurus fulvidraco isolate hzauxx_2018 chromosome 1, HZAU_PFXX_2.0, whole genome shotgun sequence, a single window of DNA contains:
- the LOC125145498 gene encoding hatching enzyme 1.2-like, translating to MESRASLSILALLIGFTQALYLNQPEHVDITSRILTINNGSSKELLEGDILLPRSRNALDCSDNSCFWKKSSNGLVQVPYVLSKVFSSSDRTVITNAMASFHNKTCIRFVPRTNQTDYLSIESQDGCYSYIGKAGGAQVISLDRSGCVYYGIAEHELNHALGFYHEHCRSDRDRYVTINWENIDPSSQSSFKLRNTNNLNTTYDYSSVMHYGRTFFSINGLDTITPIPDPSVEIGQRNELSAIDIRRINKLYKC from the exons ATGGAGTCCAGAGCATCTCTCTCCATTCTAGCCTTGCTTATTGGCTTCACACAAGCCCTCTATCTCAACCAACCCGAGCACGTGGACATCACGTCAAGGATTCTCACCATCAACAACG GATCCAGCAAAGAGTTGTTGGAGGGAGACATACTCTTGCCCAGAAGCAGGAATGCTCTGGACTGCAGTGACAACAGCTGCTTTTGGAAGAAGTCCTCAAATGGCCTAGTGCAGGTGCCTTACGTATTGAGCAAGGTTTTCT CTTCCTCTGACAGGACTGTTATTACCAATGCCATGGCTTCCTTCCACAACAAAACCTGCATCCGTTTCGTTCCCAGGACAAATCAAACTGATTACCTCAGCATAGAGAGTCAAGATGG ATGCTACTCTTATATAGGCAAAGCAGGTGGTGCTCAGGTGATCTCTCTCGACAGGTCGGGTTGTGTTTACTACGGCATCGCCGAGCACGAGCTAAACCATGCACTTGGTTTCTACCACGAGCATTGTAGGAGTGATCGCGACAGGTACGTGACCATCAACTGGGAAAACATCGATCCATCCTCACAGTCTAGTTTTAAGCTGAGGAACACCAACAACCTCAACACGACGTACGACTACTCTTCTGTGATGCATTATGGAAGAACATTTTTCTCCATCAACGGTCTGGACACCATCACTCCCATTCCCGATCCGTCAGTGGAGATCGGACAGAGAAACGAACTGTCTGCCATCGACATCCGGAGGATCAACAAGCTCTACAAATGCTGA
- the LOC125139112 gene encoding hatching enzyme 1.2-like, with the protein MESRASLSILALLIGFTQALYLNQPEHVDITSRILTINNGSSKELLEGDILLPRSRNALDCSDNSCFWKKSSNGLVQVPYVLSKVFSSSDRTVITNAMASFHNKTCVRFVPRTNQTDYLSIESQDGCYSYIGKAGGAQVVSLDRSGCVYYGIAEHELNHALGFYHEHCRSDRDRYVTINWENIDPSSQSSFKLRNTNNLNTTYDYSSVMHYGRTFFSINGLDTITPIPDPSVEIGQRNELSAIDIRRINKLYKC; encoded by the exons ATGGAGTCCAGAGCATCTCTCTCCATTCTAGCCTTGCTTATTGGCTTCACACAAGCCCTCTATCTCAACCAACCCGAGCACGTGGACATCACGTCAAGGATTCTCACCATCAACAACG GATCCAGCAAAGAGTTGTTGGAGGGAGACATACTCTTGCCCAGAAGCAGGAATGCTCTGGACTGCAGTGACAACAGCTGCTTTTGGAAGAAGTCCTCAAATGGCCTAGTGCAGGTGCCTTACGTATTGAGCAAGGTTTTCT CTTCCTCTGACAGGACTGTTATTACCAATGCCATGGCTTCCTTCCACAACAAAACCTGCGTCCGTTTCGTTCCCAGGACAAATCAAACTGATTACCTCAGCATAGAGAGTCAAGATGG ATGCTACTCTTATATAGGCAAAGCAGGTGGTGCTCAGGTGGTCTCTCTCGACAGGTCGGGTTGTGTTTACTACGGCATCGCCGAGCACGAGCTAAACCATGCACTTGGTTTCTACCACGAGCATTGTAGGAGTGATCGCGACAGGTACGTGACCATCAACTGGGAAAACATCGATCCATCCTCACAGTCTAGTTTTAAGCTGAGGAACACCAACAACCTCAACACGACGTACGACTACTCTTCTGTGATGCATTATGGAAGAACATTTTTCTCCATCAACGGTCTGGACACCATCACTCCCATTCCCGATCCGTCAGTGGAGATCGGACAGAGAAACGAACTGTCTGCCATCGACATCCGGAGGATCAACAAGCTCTACAAATGCTGA
- the LOC113649238 gene encoding hatching enzyme 1.2-like: MESRASLSILALLIGFTQALYLNQPEHVDITSRILTINNGSSKELLEGDILLPRSRNALDCSDNSCFWKKSSNGLVQVPYVLSKVFSSSDRTVITNAMASFHNKTCVRFVPRTNQSDYLSIESQDGCYSYIGKTGGAQVVSLDRSGCVYYGIAEHELNHALGFYHEHCRSDRDRYVTINWENIDPSSQSSFKLRNTNNLNTTYDYSSVMHYGRTFFSINGLDTITPIPDPSVEIGQRNELSAIDIRRINKLYKC, encoded by the exons ATGGAGTCCAGAGCATCTCTCTCCATTCTAGCCTTGCTTATTGGCTTCACACAAGCCCTCTATCTCAATCAACCTGAACACGTGGACATTACATCAAGAATTCTCACCATCAACAACG GATCCAGCAAAGAGTTGTTGGAGGGAGACATACTCTTGCCCAGAAGCAGGAATGCTCTGGACTGCAGTGACAACAGCTGCTTTTGGAAGAAGTCCTCAAATGGCCTAGTGCAGGTGCCTTACGTATTGAGCAAGGTTTTCT CTTCCTCTGACAGGACTGTTATTACCAATGCCATGGCTTCCTTCCACAACAAAACCTGCGTCCGTTTCGTTCCCAGGACAAATCAATCTGATTACCTCAGCATAGAGAGTCAAGATGG ATGCTACTCTTATATAGGCAAAACAGGTGGTGCTCAGGTGGTCTCTCTCGACAGGTCGGGTTGTGTTTACTACGGCATCGCCGAGCATGAGCTAAACCATGCACTTGGTTTCTACCATGAGCATTGTAGGAGTGATCGCGACAGGTACGTGACCATCAACTGGGAAAACATCGATCCATCCTCACAGTCTAGTTTTAAGCTGAGGAACACCAACAACCTCAACACGACGTACGACTACTCTTCTGTGATGCACTATGGAAGAACATTTTTCTCCATCAACGGTCTGGACACCATCACTCCCATTCCCGATCCCTCAGTGGAGATCGGACAGAGAAACGAACTGTCTGCCATCGACATCCGGAGGATCAACAAGCTCTACAAATGCTGA
- the LOC113649233 gene encoding hatching enzyme 1.2-like, translating to MESRASLSILALLIGFTQAIYLNQPEHVDITSRILTINNGSSKELLEGDILLPRSRNGLVCIDNSCFWKKSSNGLVQVPYVLSKVFSSSDRTVITNAMASFHSKTCIRFVPRTNQSDYLSIESQDGCYSNVGRAGGAQVVSLSRLGCVHYGIAEHELNHALGFYHEHTRSDRDSYVTINWENIDPSTQSNFQLKNTNNLNTTYDYSSVMHYGRTAFSINGMDTITPIPDPSVEIGQRNELSAIDIRRINKLYKC from the exons ATGGAGTCCAGAGCATCTCTCTCCATTCTAGCCTTGCTTATTGGCTTCACACAAGCCATCTATCTCAACCAACCTGAGCATGTGGACATCACGTCAAGGATTCTCACCATCAACAACG GATCCAGCAAAGAGTTGTTGGAGGGAGACATACTCTTGCCCAGAAGCAGGAATGGTCTGGTCTGCATTGACAACAGCTGCTTTTGGAAGAAGTCCTCAAATGGCCTAGTGCAGGTGCCTTACGTATTGAGCAAGGTTTTCT CTTCCTCTGACAGGACTGTTATTACCAATGCCATGGCTTCCTTCCACAGCAAAACCTGCATCCGTTTCGTTCCCAGGACAAACCAATCTGATTACCTCAGCATAGAGAGTCAAGATGG ATGCTACTCAAATGTGGGCAGAGCAGGTGGTGCTCAGGTGGTCTCTCTCAGCAGGTTGGGTTGTGTTCACTATGGCATTGCCGAGCACGAGCTAAACCATGCACTTGGCTTCTACCACGAGCATACTAGGAGTGATCGTGACAGCTACGTGACCATCAACTGGGAAAACATCGATCCATCCACACAGTCTAATTTTCAGCTGAAGAACACCAACAACCTCAACACGACGTACGACTACTCTTCTGTGATGCACTATGGAAGAACAGCTTTCTCCATCAACGGTATGGACACCATCACTCCCATTCCCGATCCGTCAGTGGAGATCGGACAGAGAAACGAACTGTCTGCCATCGACATCCGGAGGATCAACAAGCTCTACAAATGCTGA
- the LOC113649232 gene encoding hatching enzyme 1.2-like codes for MESRASLSILALLIGFTQAIYLNQPEHVDITSRILTINNGSSKELLEGDILLPRSRNALDCSDNSCFWKKSSNGLVQVPYILSKVFSSSDRTVITNAMASFHNKTCVRFVPRINQTDYLSIESQDGCYSYIGKAGGAQVVSLDRSGCVYYGIAEHELNHALGFYHEHCRSDRDRYVTINWENIDPSSQSSFKLRNTNNLNTTYDYSSVMHYGRTFFSINGLDTITPIPDPSVEIGQRNELSAIDIRRINKLYKC; via the exons ATGGAGTCCAGAGCATCTCTCTCCATTCTAGCCTTGCTGATTGGCTTCACACAAGCCATCTATCTCAACCAACCTGAACACGTGGACATTACATCAAGGATTCTCACCATCAACAACG GATCCAGCAAAGAGTTGTTGGAGGGAGACATACTCTTGCCCAGAAGCAGGAATGCTCTGGACTGCAGTGACAACAGCTGCTTTTGGAAGAAGTCCTCAAATGGCCTAGTGCAGGTGCCTTACATATTGAGCAAGGTTTTCT CTTCCTCTGACAGGACTGTTATTACCAATGCCATGGCTTCCTTCCACAACAAAACCTGCGTCCGTTTCGTTCCCAGGATAAATCAAACTGATTACCTCAGCATAGAGAGTCAAGATGG ATGCTACTCTTATATAGGCAAAGCAGGTGGTGCTCAGGTGGTTTCTCTCGACAGGTCGGGTTGTGTTTACTACGGCATCGCCGAGCACGAGCTAAACCATGCACTTGGTTTCTACCACGAGCATTGTAGGAGTGATCGCGACAGGTACGTGACCATCAACTGGGAAAACATCGATCCATCCTCACAGTCTAGTTTTAAGCTGAGGAACACCAACAACCTTAACACGACGTACGACTACTCTTCTGTGATGCACTATGGAAGAACATTTTTCTCCATCAACGGTCTGGACACCATCACTCCCATTCCCGATCCCTCAGTGGAGATCGGACAGAGAAACGAACTGTCTGCCATCGACATCCGGAGGATCAACAAGCTCTACAAATGCTGA